The genomic segment ACTCGGTCGTGGATACGATCGACCAGTTCGATGATGCGCCTGGCGTCGGCGGTCGGCGCATAGCTGGTCGCGGCCACGAACATGGTCGTGCGGCGCAGCCGGCCGATGGCATCGGTACGGAAATTGGAGTGGTCGATCACGCCGGCGAGCGCACGCGGATGCAGTGTCTGCAGCATGAGGGCAGCGATACCGCCGGCCATCATGCCGGGGAAGTCGCCGTGGATCTTCCAGGTGGCCGAGTCGGGGCCGAACAGGCCGGGATCGCCGACCGGCGCATCGTAGTCGATGCCGAAGTCCTCGGTGGTGGCGACAGTCTGCACGATCCAGTTGCGCAGCCGTGTATGCACCGGCGTGAGCAGATTAGCCTGGCGCGGCGATAGACGATCGGTCAGACGGGTCAGGCTCGGCATGACGGCAACAGATGAAACGAGTTGTTCACTATACCGCCGACCGACAAGCGCGGATGCGCAGGGTCAGACGGATGCGGCCGGCAGGAACGAGCGCAACGGCCGATGGGCATCGGTCAGCCAATCGGCGACCGAGCGGCCGCTCGCTGCGACCGCGGCCACGACGACGAGCCCGGCCGCCCGGGCGTCCTCGCCGGCGTCGTGATGGGCGAAGTCGATGTCCAGATGCCGGCTGAGGCTGGCCAGCCCGTAGCCGCGCCGGGCAAAGCGTGGAAACGCCCGCCGTGCGACCCGGGTGGAATCCAGCCAGTGGGCATCGAGCAACGGCAACTCGTGGCGGGCGCAGGCCCGCGAAGTGGCGGTGACATCGAACGCGGTATGCGAAACCACGACCCGGCCGGTCAAAAGGCGCACGATCTCCGGATAGCAGTCCGGCCAGGTCGGCGCATCGCGCACGTCCGCGGCATGGATACCGTGGACGGCGATATTGTCGCGTGCGAACCAGGTCCGCGGATTGACGAGCCACGACCAGTTGTCGATCAGCGCGCCGTCGGCGAAGCGGGCGAAACCGATCTGGCAGATGCTGGCCGGGTCGCCGTTGGCGGTCTCCACGTCGATGGCCACGAACGCGTCGGCCTCGACGTGCAGCTGCGCGGGGGCGGCGATCGGCCGTGCCATGTCAGCCTGCTGGCCGGAGCCTGGGCGGCTCAGCCGGCCGCCCAGAACCAGTTGATCAGGAAGTACGGGATCAGCGTGGCGAGGATCACGCAGGTCACGTTCAGGGCCAGCCCGGCCCGGATCATGGACTGGATCTTCATGCGCCCGGTGGCGAACACGATCGCGTTGGGCGGCGTGGCCACCGGCATCATGAACGCACAGCTGGCTGCGATCGCCGCCGGTACGGTCAGCAGCAGGACGTCGATATCCACCGACACGGCAAGCGCGCCCAGTAGCGGCATGAACACCGCTGCGGTCGCCGTGTTCGACGACACCTCGGTCAGCGAGATGATCACCAGCACCACCGCGCCGACCAGCAGGATCGCCGGCAGCACGCCGAAGATCTCCATCTGGGTGGCGATCCACTCGGCCAGGCCGGTGTCCTTGATCGCCCCGGCCAGGGCCAGGCCGCCGCCGAACAGCAGCAGCACGCCCCACGGCACGTTGGCCTCGTTCTCCCAGCTCATCAAGCGCGAGCCCTTGCCGTCACTGGCCGGGATCACGAACAGGGCCACGCCGATGGCCATGGCGATCATCGAGTCCGACAGCCAGGACACGCCGGCGTCGGTAAGCAGCGGCCGGCTGATCCACAGGGCGGCCGCCAGCAGAAACATGAAGCCGACGCGTTTTTCGGCGCTGGTCAGCGGGCCGAGCTTCTTGAGCTCGTCGGTGAGCATGTCGCGACCGGCCTTGCCGGTATCCAGATTGAAACCGCCGCGGACCAGCCACAGCCACGCCGCGGCCATCATCGCGATGGAAACCGGAATGCCCACCACCATCCACTGGGCGAAGCCGATATTGATGTTCTGATCCGACGACAGATAGCCGGCCAGCAGCGCATTGGGCGGCGTGCCGATGAGCGTGGCCACGCCACCGATCGATGCCGAATAGGCAATCGCCAGCAGCAGGCGCGTGGCATAACGCTCGACCTCGGGCGCCTGCTCGCCGTCGGGGTCGTCGGCCATGAGGCTGACCACCGACATGCCGATCGGCAGCATCATGATCGCGGTGGCGGTATTGGACACCCACATGCTGATAAAGCCGGTCGCGATCATGAATCCGGCGATCTGGCGGGCCGGGCGGGTGCCCACCGCCAGCAGCGTGGTCAGTGCGATCCGCCGGTGCAAATTCCAGCGCTGCATCGCCAGACCGATCAGAAAACCACCCAGAAACAGGAAGATGATGTCGTCGGCATAGCCGTGGGCGAGATCCTGAAATTCACCCACGCCGATGGCCGGGCCGACCGCCAGCGGCAGCAGCGAAGTCGCCGGGATGGGAATGGCCTCGGTCGCCCACCACGTGGCCATGAACAACGCCAGCCCGGCACAGTGCCAGGCCGCGCCTTCCATGCCGGCCGGCGCCGGGATCACCAGCGTGGCGATAAGCCACAACGGGCCCAGGAACAGGCCAATGCGGCCGGCGGTGCTGGTCGCATGCGCGTCCTGCTGATTGGAGGACACGCTGTCCTGGCTGGGGCTCATCGGTTTCTCCCTTGCTGGTTCGGTCGTTCTTGGATGCTATCGTCGCCCACTCCCATCATCGTGAGCAATCGATGCGCATCGCGCGCCCGGTGGATACGTTCGGCGTGGGCGGCGCCGACGAAGCCCTCGGTCTGCATATGGCCGATACAGGCGGCCAGCGGTTCGTAGAACCCGGCTACGTCGAGCAGGCCGCAGGGCTTGTCGTGCCAGCCGAGCTGGTGCCAGGTCAGCACCTCGAACAGCTCCTCGAGGGTGCCGAAACCGCCCGGCAGCGCGATGAAGCCGTCTGCGGCTTCGATCATCGCCAGCTTGCGCTGGTGCATGGTCTCGACGATATGCAGCTCGGTCAGCCCGTTGTGGGCCAGTTCGCGTTCGGTCATCGAGCGCGGGATCACGCCATAGACCGCCCCGCCGGCGGCCAGGGCGGCATCGGCCACCGCACCCATCAGACCGACCCGGGCCCCGCCATAGACAAGGCGGATCCCGTGGTCGGCCAGAGCCGTGCCCAGCGCGCCCGCGGCGTCGATATATTCCGGCCGCGCCCCTGCGCGTGACCCGCAGTAGACACAGAGGCTGGCGATCGGCGAGGCGGCGGTGCGAGCGGTCATGACAGGCTCCGGAAGCGGCGGGCGGGCGCGCATTCTAAACAGCCGGAGTCGGCCGCGCAGCCGGCACGCCCGCTCATCGGCGGCCCGGCTCGTCGTCGTCCGCGCGATCCTTGACGAAGGTTTCGTCGACCTCGCCGGCGAAGAAGCGCTTGCCGTAGATGAGCAGGCACAGACCGATGCCAATACCGAATGCCCAGGCCGCGCCCTGGGTGACCAGCACGCCGGCGGTCACGCCCGCGATGCCCAGATCGCGCTGGCTGCGCGCTTCCATGATGCCGATACGCACGCTCACATAGCCCTGGATCAGCAACGTCAGGGCCAGGGCCACGCCCAGAATCGGCTGGATCACCGACACGATCGGCAACAGCAGCAGGCCGGTGTTGGTGCCCCAGCGAAACGAGCCGGAGCCGCCGAAGATCGAATCCATCGCGCGGCGGCCTTCCTTGTAGCGCTCGACGATCACCACGTGCATGGCCGCCCACAGCGGGCCGCACATGGCCACGTCCGGCCCGAGAATGCTCATGCTGGCGTTACGCGCGCCGAAGATCATATGAGCCCGGTCCGGGCTGTAGTCGATATCCTCGTCCGGACGCGCGCCGTCGGCTTCGTCGAGCAGGGCCTTGGACTGGAGCACGTCGCCGAACAGCACGATATAGGTCGCGGCCACCATCGGCAGCGCCTGGATGAAGAACCAGGCCGGCGGCAGGCCGACACCGAACACCGTGTACTGCGTCCAGAGGGTGACGAAGTCCGGCTTGGAGAAGCCCCATTCCACGTTCGGCCAGGGCGCTTCGCCGAACAGCGGCGCGAGCACGATCGCCAGCGCGATGATCGGGAAGATGCCCAGCTTGCCGATCAGCCCCATCACCGCGTTGCGCTGCTTGAGCGCGTTGAAGCCCTGCGAAAAGATCAGCAGGAAAGCCAGCCCGACGGCGATCGAGATCGTGAACGGAAACGTCCAGAAACGCCCGCCGTCGGAGAACACGCTGTTCACCGCGGCCAGGCCCGCACCCATGATGATGCCCGCCTTGAGCGCGGGCGGCACGAAACGCACCACGTGCTTGGCCAGGCCCGTCACGCCGAGGGCGATCGACAGCGTACCGAGCATGAACTGAAAGGCGATCAGCGCATGCACGCGGTCCACGCCCTCGGGAAAGCCTTCGCAGTAGGCAATGAGCAGCGGAATGGCGGGCGTGATCCAGCCCGGCACCACGGGATCGCCGAGCAGGTGATGCGTCAGATAGAACAGGCCGTTGAGCATCACCACGGCCAGAGCGGCCTCGAACGGCATGCCCAGCAGGTCGGTCATCAGCGGGATCGCGGCCAGATCGACCGCGCACATCAACAGGCCCTGAAGATAATCCGGCCATTCGAAACGATAGTGATAGAACGGCAGACGGATCTTGAAGGGTCCGGCGCCCCAGTACGGTGATTCGCCGGCTTCCCTGCGGGCCCATGGCAGCATATGAAAATCCCCCGGTATCGATGCGCGTACGATAGCACCGAGGGCGAGCCGGCTCATCGCAGGGCCTCTTTTGCGATCGGTGGTAAAGCCAGCCTTAACAGGCATTTGACGGGACCGGCCGTAGGATGGCCCGGCCTGGGTCCGTATCGAGTCGGCCCGTACGCATTACGCAAGAGAGACGAACGATGGATGTACCTGTCTGGGTCTGGGGCGCAACGATCGCCGGCATTCTGGCGTTGCTGATCTTCGATTTCTTCGCCCATGTGCGTACGCCGCACGCGCCGTCGCTCAAGGAAGCGGGCGGCTGGTCGATCTTCTATGTGGTACTGGCCATCATCTTCGGCATCGGCCTGTGGATGGTCTGGGGCCACGACCACGGCATCGAATACTTTGCCGGCTATATCACCGAAAAGAGCCTGTCGGTCGACAACCTGTTCGTGTTCGTGATCATCATGGGCTCGTTCAACGTGCCGGCCGAATACCAGCAGAAAGTGCTGCTGGTGGGCGTGGTGATCGCGCTCATCCTGCGTACGATCTTCATCGCTCTCGGCGCGGCGGCGATCGAGAACTTCTCCTGGGTGTTCTATATCTTCGGCATCTTCCTGCTGTACACGGCGTGGAGCCTGGCCCGTACCAAGCACGACGAGGACGAAGAGTACGAGCCCAACATCATGGTGCGTCTGGCCCAGAAATACCTGCCGGCGACCGAAGACTACGACGGCACCCGGCTGACCACCGTGCAGAACGGCAAGCGCCTGATCACGCCCATGCTGATCGTGATGATCGCCATCGGCGCCACCGATATCCTGTTCGCGCTGGACTCGATCCCGGCGATCTACGGGCTCACCAAGGAGCCCTATATCGTGTTCACGGCGAATGCTTTCGCCCTGCTCGGCCTGATCCAGCTCTATTTCCTGCTCGGCGGGCTGCTCGACCGGCTGGTCTACCTCTCGTTCGGGCTGGCGGTCATTCTCGGTTTCATCGGCATCAAGCTGATGATCCATGCGCTGCACACCAACGAACTGCCCTTCATCAACGGCGGCCAGGAAGTGCATCTCGTGCCCGAGATTCCGATCTGGCTGTCGCTGTCGGTAATCATCGGCATCCTGATCGTGACCACGGTCGCCAGCCTGATGAGCAGCAAGAACAAGTAGCGGCGGCGTGAGAACCTGAACACGGTACGCGCGACTCAGACACCCGGCTGCTTCATCCCCGGCCGTGCTCCGCTGCTCGGCGCTACGCCCAAGGGGGGGGAATACAGGCACGCTCGCGGGCGGCCGCTGAAGCCGTGTAGGTCGGATTAGCGCAGCGTAATCCGACACGAATTCCGCTCCAGACAAGCCGGAGCCCGAACAGTGACCCAGGTCGGATCCTGGCGGAGCGTCTGTATTGGCCCCGTGTGGAGCGACGAGAAGCACAGCGCCCAAGGGTGTCCGAGGCACGGCCTCGGTGCGGCCAGCCTGTCTGAGCGTCGCCAAAGCGACGCGAGTTCTGGCCGCATCCCTTGGGGCGAGCATCGCAGTGCACCGGCGCGTTTCGCGTCGGCGCGCAACCCGGGTGTCGTTTCCTTTGCTTCCTTTCGTTTGGACAAGCAAACGAAAGGGAGTCGCGCGGCAGCGCGAAACAAGCGTGCCGTCGAACTCGTGAGTGCCGGAAGACGGGTGGCTTAAACCCATTGTCCTGAAACGACCACGCAGACGAACTTCGACTTGGGGTTTCGCACTGTTGTGCGAGTAACTTTCATTTGCTTGTCCAAATGAAAGTCACCAAAGCAAACGACACCCTGTCTTGCGTCGATGCTGCGCATCGATGCCCTGCGCGGCTCCGGCCGAAAGAGGGACAGCCGCGAAACTCGCGCCGCTGGGCGGCACTCAGACACACGGCTGTCTGGATCCTCTTTCGGCCTCCGCTGCTCGGCGCTACGCCCAAGGGACTGAATACAGACAAGCTCGCGGGCGGCCGCTGAAGCCGTGTAGGTCGGATTAGCGCAGCGTAATCCGACACGAATTCCGCTCCAGACAAGCCGGAGCCCGAACAGTGACCCAGGTCGGATCAGGTGTCTTGCACCGTGATCCGACCTTCCGCCTAATGGTGGAGCGCCTGTATTCGGCCCCCGTGTGGAGCGACGAGACGCACAGCGCCCGAGGGTGTCCGGCGCACTGCGCCGGTGCGGCCAGCCTGTTTGAGCGTCGCCAAAGCGACGCGAGTTCTGGCCGCATCCCTTGGGGGCGAGCATCGCAGTGCCCCGGCGCGTTTCGCGTCGGCGCGCAACCCGGGGGTCGTTTCTCTTCGTTACTTCTCTTTGGACAAGCAAAGAGAAGTAGCTCGCGCTGCAGCGCGAAACAAGAGCTTGGCTAAGCTCGTGAGCGCCGTAAGACGGGTGGCTTAAACCCAGCGTCTTGAATCGACCACGCAGGCGAATTCTCACTTGGGGTTTCGCACTGTTGTGCGAGTAACTTTCATTTGCTTGTCCAGGTAAGTCACCAAAGCAAACGACACCCTGCCTTGCGTCGGCGCTCCGCGCCGATGCCCTGCGCTACGCCCAAGGGATTGAATACAGACAAACTCGCGGGCGGGCGCGCTAAAGATCGCTTCTGATTTATTCTCGTAGGTCGGCTTAGCCAAAGGCGTAAGCCGACCGAAACGCGGCAGCGCGCGACGACAGCGCCGTCGAACTCGTGAGCGCCAGAACACGCGCGGCTCGAACCCAAGAGTCTTGGATCGACCATGCCCATGCACCCGCACTCGAGGCTCAGGCGCTGCTCAACCGGCCCAGAACAAACCGCCCCGCCTGACCGCGCCCACAAAAAAGGCCGGAATCGCTGGATTCCGGCCTTGTTCGTCAACGCCCGACTATCAATCCGTCGGGCAGGCCGCTACGCCGTCGCGTGTCTCGCTGGTGAACTGGCAGCCGTAGTTCTCGTCGGCGACCGTGTCGGCATCGAGCACGTCGTCGCCAGCCGGCTTGGTGCCGTTCTGCTCCCAGTCGATCATCGCCTGGAAGCCGCTGACCAGTTCGGTGCCAGTGAAGTCGCAGTGCGGCGCGGACCGGATCGCCCGCTGCACCAGCAGATCACCGTTGCCGTTGGCCTCGGCGCGCCGACGATAGACCTGCTCGTTGGAAAACGGCACGTACAGATCGCCCAGCCCGTGCAGTGATACCACCGGTACGCTGAACTGGCCGTTGACGTTGGGCAGCCAGCGCAGGCCATCCGGCTGCAGCGGGTTGGCATCGGCGTCGGCCATCACGCGCAGGATCGAGTCGTTGAACATCTGCTCGGCGTCGCTCAGGTCGTCGTCGGCATCGAACTGGTAGGTAAAGCCGGTATTGCTGGTGAAATCGCGGGCGAGAATGCCGTTGATGGTGCCGTCGCGACCGCCGGTACCCATGACCACGTTGTAGTAGCCGCCGCGAAAGCCCTGCTCGAAGACCGGGCGATCGCCGCCAGACAGCTGGCGCACGATATCCTCGAGCTCCAGGCCCTGCTCGGTCGGCACGCCCTGCTCGGTGAACGAGGGCACCGTCTCCCAGAGCACGGCATCGATGGCCTGCTGGTCGAAATCGGTATTCGGAAACATCGTCGGGCCCATATCGGCCACGTGCTGGGCGGCAAACGTGAAGTTCAGCAGATAGTTGAACTCGGTGTCGCCCCCGCCGACCACGCCACAGGCCGGCATGGCTGCGGCGTAGCTGACCTTGTGGTTGGCGTTGGCCGCGGTTTCGGCCTCGATCGCAGCGGCCGTGACATGTCCGCCCATCGAAACGCCCATGATGTAGGTCTTGGTCGGCGCCATCTGGCCGGTGATATCGGCGAAGTTCAGCGCCAGATTGTTGGTGTCTTCCACGCCGGTGCGGACGTCGTAATAGTTGGTGGAATAACTCGACGCCGCCCAGGCATAGCCCTGGCTGACCAGGTACTGGCGTATCGGCGGGCTGTCGACGGTCAGCTTGGGCCCTTCGCCGCGATAGCCGTGGGCATACATCACCAGCAGTCCGTTCCAGTTCTCCGGCACCTCGATCCGGTAGCCGGCACCGTCGAGCACGCCCGTATAGCGCTCGGTGGGCAGGCCGTCGAGTGCTTCGAAGGCAAGCTCATCCTCGTCGACTGCGAACATGCGCGTGTCCTGCACCCGAGCCGGTTGGTCCGGCTGCGCCGGCGCGTCGTCGCCCACACTCACTCGGTCGTCGCTGCCACCGTCGCTGCAACCGGCCAGCAACGCAGCCATACACACCAGTCCGGCCGCCAACCGCGGCCCGTGATTCCTGTCCATGGGTTCTCCTCCCCGTCGCTCGGCATCGGCGCGCGCAAGCTGCGAATACGATGCTCTGATTATTGTGGCGGGGCGCGGCGGCTTTTTTTGAAACCGAATTTCGCGTCCCGCCTCATTTATGCATCGCCCCTCAGCGCGGTCAAGCCGGCCAAAGGTCGTAGAACGACGTAAGACACCGGCCGCGAACCGTGCCGCGGCCGGCGCGCTCTTATTCAGCCGTTATCGGTGCGGAAGAAGGCGCTGGTGCCACGGGCCTTGGCCGCTGCTTCGAGTTTTTCCAGCGCGATCACGTAGGCCGCCGTGCGATAGCCGACCTCCAGCGTCTCGGCGCGTTCGGCGACGGCCTCGGTGGCTTCGACCATGCGCGATTGCAGACGCTCGGCAACGGTATCGGCCGCCCAGTACCAGGCCTGGCGGTTCTGGACCCACTCGAAATAACTCACGGTCACGCCGCCGGCATTGGCCAGAATATCCGGCACGACCTGCACGCCGTTGTCTTCGAGCGTGCGGTCGGCTTCGCTGGCCACGGGCCCGTTGGCGATCTCGACAATCACCCCGGCACGCACCCGGTCGGCGTTGTCGGCGGTGATCACGTTCTCGAGCGCAGCCGGCGCGAGAATATCGACTTCGAGTTCGACGATCTCGTCGTTGGACAGCGTCTGGCCGTCGGCGGCGCTGACCGAGCCATCGGTCTCCTTGGCCTTGGCGATGGCGTCCAGATCCAGACCGTCGGCGTTGTAGATGCCGCCGCCCGAATCGCTCACCGCCACCACGGTATAGCCGGCCTCGGCACACAGCCGGGCGAACCGGGCGCCGGCATTGCCAAAGCCCTGGACGGCCACGGTCGTGCCGTCGGGCTCGCGCTCCCAGCGTTTCATCAGGGTCGTCAGGGTATGGAACGCCCCGTCGCCGGTGGCAGTGGTACGTCCGGCCGAGCCGCCCATCTCGACCGGCTTGCCGGTGATCACGTCGCGTACCTCGGCGCGGTTGATGATCCGGTACTGGTCCATCATCCAGCCCATCACCCGCGGGTTGGTGTTCACGTCCGGCGCGGGGATATCGCTGTCCGGGCCGATGAAATCGGCGACCTTGTCGATATAGGCACGCGACAGCCGTTCCAGCTCGGCGGGTGAGAGCTGCTTCGGGTCGATCGCGATTCCGCCCTTGCCGCCGCCGAACGGCAGACCGAGCACGGCGCATTTCATCGTCATCCAGAACGCCAGGGTCGACACCTCGTCGGCATTCACGTCCGGATGGAAGCGGATGCCGCCCTTGGCCGGGCCCAGCGTGGTGTCGTAGCGCACGCGATAGCCGGGGTAGAGCTTCATCGCGCCGTCGTCGTGGCGCAACGGTACCGACACCTTCAGTGCGGTATCGGGCTGGGCGAGCTGCTGGGCAATATCGTCAGAGATCTCGATATGGGCGAGCGCGGCCTCGATACGGGCGCTGGCTCCGTCGAACAGACTGGGCATGGCGATCCAATGATTCGGTAAAACGTATTACCTGCCTGTCTCGAACCGATAATTCAAGCACGCCGCCAGCCGCCTTGTAGACGCGACCGATAATATTCGCGAATTCAATGCATTGTGCGCTGAAACCGGCGCCGAGCTCGGATAATATCGAGAGCCTTAATGCGCAGACCCGGGCAACCGATGAGTACTCGAATGATGGATCACGCGTATGGCTACGGCCTGATCAGCCGAGCCTTCCACTGGGCCATGGCGCTGTTGCTGCTCTGGCAGATCATTTCGGCCGCGCTGCACTATGCACTGGACGACACCCCGATTGCCGATTTCTTTTTCGGCTTTCATTTTTCCAACGGGGTGCTGATCCTGGCGCTGGCGATCCTGCGCGGGCTGTGGGGCCTGATCAATCTGTCGCGCCGGCCGGCCCACGACGGCGCCGTCGCGCGGGCGGCGGTGGTCGGCCATGTGGCGATGTATGCGTTGCTGATCGCAGTGCCGGTGATCGCCATCATCCGTGCCTACGGCGGTATTAAGCCGTTTTCCGCGCTCGGCGTGGAGATCTTTTCCGGCATGGACCGCAAGATCGAGTGGATGAGCGAACTCGGCAACCAGTGGCACGGGTTTCTCGGCTGGGTGCTGATCGCGCTCATCGCCGGCCATGTCGTCATGGCGTTCGTGCATACCTACGCCTGGAAACAACCGATGATCGCGCGCATGACGCGCGGCGACGAACGCCCCTGAGCCCCCGGCGCCGGCCCCGACCGGCACGCGACATGCGTTAGAGTCTGCGCTTTCGCGTCACGGACACGCTCTTGGATCTGGTCCTGCTCTTCGCCGCCGCTCTCGCGGCCGGTGCGATCAACGCATTGGCCGGGGGCGGCAGCTTCATCACGCTGCCTGCGCTGCTGTTTCATGGCTTGCCGCCCACCGTGGCCAATGCCACCAGCGCTACGGCGGTGCTGCCCGGCTATGCCACTACGCTGTTCCGCTTCCGTGGCGATGTGGCGCCGCCGGCCGCCCTGTCGCTGCCGGCCATGGTGGCAATCGCCGCCGCCGGCGGCATCAGCGGCGCCACGTTGCTGTTGATCACCGGGGATCGCGCGTTCTCGGCGGTCGTGCCGTGGCTGATGGGTCTGGCCACGCTGATCTTCGCGGCCGCGCCTCATATCAAACAGGCCATGGCACAGCGACAGGCGAGCACGCCCGTCGCCGCCGTGGCGCTGTATGCAGCCTGTACCTACGGCGGCTATTTCAACGGCGGCGTCGGCATCATCGTCATCGCCTTGCTGGGCCTGCTCGGCCAGACCCGGCTGTTGACCTCCGTGGCGATGAAAGCGGTGATGTCGGCCACGCTGACCACGATTTCGGTCACGGTCTATGCGCTGTTCGGACTGATCCACTGGCCGCTGGCCGTGCTGATGGCGGCCGGTGCGATGCTCGGCGGGTGGATGGGCGCGGCGTTCGGCTATCGCATCGCCCCCGGCTGGCACCGCATCGGCATCGTGGTCATCGGCACGATCATGACGGGGCTGATGTTCCTGCGCACCTGACACGCAGCCTGCGCTGGCGTGCAGGGGCGTGCCTTGTCTAGGCTGTGCCTATCGACCCCCAACCAGGATATTCCATGGACAAGATCATGCTCGTGACCGGCGGCAGCCGGGGGATCGGCGCCGCGACCTGTCTGATGGCCGCCAAATACGGCTATGCAGTCGCCGTGAACTACCGCAGCAACCGCGAAGCCGCCGAGCAGGTGGTCGCGGCCATCGAGGCCGACGGCGGCCGCGCGATCGCGGTGCAGGCCGACGTCGCCGACGAGGCCCAGGTGGTGAACATGTTCACCACCATCGACGACACCCTGGGCCGGGTGACGGCCCTGGTCAACAACGCCGGCATCGTCGATCAGCCCTCGAAAGTAGCCGACATGAGCGCCGAACGTGTCGCGAAGATGATGAGCGTGAACGTCGTCGGCCCGTTCATCTGTGCACGCGAGGCGATTCGCCGGATGGGCACCGAGCACGGCGGCTCCGGCGGGGTGATCGTCAACGTCTCGTCGGCGGCCAGCCATGCCGCCGGCAAAGGCGGCGCAGGGACCTATATCGACTACGGCGCCTCGAAGGGCGCGATCGATACCCTGACGGAAGGCCTGGCCCACGAGCTCGCCGGCGAGAACATCCGCGTCAACGCGGTACGCCCGGGCGTGGTGAACACCGAGATCCATGCCAGCGGCGGCCTGCCGGACAAGCCCGAACAGGCCAAGAGCGCGATCCCGCTGGGCCGCGTGGGCGAGCCCGAGGATATCGCCGAGGCGATCATCTACCTGGCCGAAGCACGGTTCACGACCGGCGCGTTTCTGGACGTCGACGGCGGCGTGTAACCCGGTGGCGGGGCATCCGTGGAACCACGGACGCCCCCGGCCCGCGGGCTGCTCTAAACTGCTTATCCCTCCCCTGCCGGCGCTGCGCCAGGACGATCGTTGATGAGCAGACTTCCTGCCGAGGCACAGCCTCAT from the Salinisphaera sp. T31B1 genome contains:
- a CDS encoding SDR family oxidoreductase, translating into MDKIMLVTGGSRGIGAATCLMAAKYGYAVAVNYRSNREAAEQVVAAIEADGGRAIAVQADVADEAQVVNMFTTIDDTLGRVTALVNNAGIVDQPSKVADMSAERVAKMMSVNVVGPFICAREAIRRMGTEHGGSGGVIVNVSSAASHAAGKGGAGTYIDYGASKGAIDTLTEGLAHELAGENIRVNAVRPGVVNTEIHASGGLPDKPEQAKSAIPLGRVGEPEDIAEAIIYLAEARFTTGAFLDVDGGV